CGTGTACTTGATGTCCTGACCGGCAACAACATTCGTTCCCGAAGCCGGATCAGAAGACTTCACCACAGCAATCTTCGGTGCCAGAACCGGATGCTCCGTCGTGACCGGCGGAGGAGTGATCTCCGTACCCGTCGGCGGCTTCGCAGTACCGGTGACCTTGTTGTTGATCAACGTGCCACCGGCAACACCGGCATTGACCTTCACCTGATACGTCAGAACAACCGACTTACCCTGCTCGAGAACACCCGACCAACTCAACGTGTTGCCCGACAAGGTCGGAACAGCACCGGGAGCTCCGTCGACAGTCGCCTTAGGCGACCCGGCCACGAGGGTTGCATTGTCGAGAACCTTCGACAGATCATCGGTCAACACAACCGGATCAAGAGTCGTGTTACCCGTATTGGCACCGGTCACCGTGTACGTGATCACCGAACCAGCAGCAACATTCGAACCCGACACCGGATCAGCAGTCTTCGCGACCGTGAACCCCGGAACCTGAACCGGATGCGTCGTGCACAGCTGCGTCGCCGGATCACACACCTCCGGAGGATCAACCGGCGGAGTCGTACCCGGAACAACGAAGTTGTTCACGAACACACCACCGACCACATCGGCATCGACCTTCACCGTGTACGTGACCGTCTTGCTCTCGCCGCCCGCCAATGTTCCCGTCACCGAGAAACCATCAGTGCCCGACATCGTCGCAGTCAACGGATCCTGAGCAGTCAAACCACTCAGAACACCCTTGTCCACAACCTGACGCAGATCATCGAAGTACGCGACCTCACCCGCACCGTTACCGGTGTTCGAGAACGTGAGCGTGTACTTGATGTCCTGACCGGCAACAACATTCGTTCCCGAAGCCGGATCAGAAGACTTCACCACAGCAATCTTCGGAGAGACCACCGGATGCGTCGTGCACAGCTGCGTCGCCGGATCACACACCTCCGGAGGATCAACCGGCGGAGTCGTACCCGGAACAACGAAGTTCAGCACCGTGTTGTCGGCATTCGCCGCAACACGATCGGCGTCAGCCTTGATCTTCGCCGTGTACGTCACCGTCTTCGTCTCACCAGCCGCGAGGGTTCCCGTCACCGCGAAACCATCGCTGCCGACCATCGCCGCAGCCAACGGATCCTGCGCAGACAAGCTGCCCGCAACCAGATCAGCATCATCGAGCAGACCACGCAGATCATCGAAGTACGCAACCTCACCCGCACCGCTACCGGTGTTCGAGAACGTGAGCGTGTACTTGATGTCCTGACCGGCAACAACATTCGTTCCCGAAGCCGGATCAGAAGACTTCACCACAGCAATCTTCGGTGCCAGAACCGGATGCTCCGTCGTGACCGGCGGAGGAGTGATCTCCGTACCCGTCGGCGGCTTCGCAGTACCGGTGACCTTGTTGTTGATCAACGTGCCACCGGCAACACCGGCATTGACCTTCACCTGATACGTCAGAACAACCGACTTACCCTGCTCGAGAACACCCGACCAACTCAACGTGTTGCCCGACAAGGTCGGAACAGCACCGGGAGCTCCGTCGACAGTCGCCTTAGGCGACCCGGCCACGAGGGTTGCATTGTCGAGAACCTTCGACAGATCATCGGTCAACACAACAGGATTGAGCGTTGTCTTACCGGTGTTCGTGCCCGTTACGGTGTATGTGATCGTCTGACCAGCATTGACACCGGTACCCGAGGCCGGATCGGCAGTCTTCGCGACAGTGAAACCTGGAACAGAGTGATTCGTCTCCACCGGCGGAGGAGTGATGTCCGGACCCGTCGGCGGCTTCGCAGTACCGGTGACCTTGTTATTCAGAACCGTGCCGGCGGCAACGCCGTCGTTGACCTTCACCTCGTAGGTGAGGACAACCGACTTGCCGGCTTCGAGAACACCAGTCCACGAGAGCGTGGTGCCCGACAGAGTCGGAGCAGCAACAGGAGTACCGTCGACGGTCGCCTTCAGCGAACCAGGAACGACAGCAGCATTATTGAGAACCGCACCCAGATCGTCATTGATCTTTACGGGATCGAGCTTCGTCTTGCCGGTGTTGGTGCCGGTGACGGTGTACTTGATCGACTCGCCGGCCTGAACCGTCGAACCGGAAATCGGATCAGCGGTCTTCGCCAAGGTGAAGCCGGGAACCGAGTGATTCGTCTCCACCGGCGGAGGAGTGATGTCCGGACCCGTCGGCGGCTTCGCAGTACCGGTGACCTTGTTGTTCAGAACCGTGCCAGCGGCAACGCCGGCATTGACCTTCACCTGGTAAGTCAGAACAACAGACTTACCGGCCTGAAGATTCGCGGACCACGACAAAGTGCTGCCCGACAGTGTCGGAGCAGCAACAGGAGCGCCGTCGACGGTCGCCTTCAGCGAACCAGGAACGACAGCAGCATTATTGAGAACAGCGCCCAGATCATCAGTGATCGTCGCGGGAGTTAGAGCCGTCTTGCCGGTGTTTGCACCGGTAACGGTGTACGTAATGGTGTCGCCGGCCTGAACCGTCGAACCGGAAGCCGGATCCGCCGTCTTGGTCAGCGTGAAACCAGGCATGGGATGTGTCGTGCAGAGATTAGTTGCAGGATCACATGTTGTGGGAGGAGTTGTAGTCCCCGGAACCAGATAGTTGTTCAGGACTTTGTTTCCACCGTCTTTGACCGTAACGGTGTATGTGACTGTCCCTTTGCCTCCCGCAGGCAAGGTGCCGCCGACCTTGATCTTGTCGGTGCCGTTCAATGCGACGGTAAGTCCGCCGGTTGCTGCCCCGAGCGCGGCAGTTCCGTCATCGATGACGTCGGCGAGGTAGTCCGTGTAGTCGATCGTCGCCGGAGCAGTTCCGGGATTCTCGAAGTTGAGGGTGTAGGTAATCGTGTTGCCGATGTTGACCGTCTCACCGGTAGGTGGTGACGACGACTTCTTCACGAGAACCGGGGTGTTCTTGACCTTGCAGTACACGTTGTCACCCGGTGTAAGTGCTGCCTGCGCAACGTCACCGACCTTGAGAGTCTGGGCCACACCGTTTACCTGGCAATCCCATGACGTCGCGTAGTTTGCGGTCTTGGTCGCCGAAGTAGTGGGCTTCTCCCAGAACGTGACAGGAGTAGGTGTCGTATCCGCGAGGAGCGTTCGCCAGCCAGTCGATGCCGTCGTATCAGTAGCGCCGGTTGTGGTGCTCTTGATCTCTGTCGCTGCAGCGGCACCCGCGTCAGCGTAGTGACCGGCGCTCATGCCGATAGTGAAATCGTCACCGGGGGTGACGCGCGTGAGGTCCTTGTCGATCTTGACCTTCGACAGCAGGACACCGAACGCCAGACCCTGACGCGAAGTGGCCTGAACGGTATTTCCGAAAGTGGCTGCGAAACTTGTCGGAGCAGTCGATGCGACGACCAGCGTTCCGGGCGTGCGCCCCTGGCCATTGACGTTGTTCCACGAATCGCATCGCACAGTGGTGGCTGGCATACCCGTCAGCCCACCGTCGCAGGCCCGAACTCCGGGGTAGGCAGGATCACTGTCGTCACCGACGGTACGTGCAATCTGACGTAGAGGCTTGTCCGAATTGAAAGTGAGGAATTCACGGTCGTTCGTAGTATTGATATTCGCGTCTGTCGACTCGGCGTCGGCTGCTACGAGCCCGTAGTTGTTGACGGCGCCATTCGGCCCCGTCATCACGATGTTCTTCAGCGAGACTGTTCCACCGGACTGACCAGCGGTGGCTGAGGTCTGGTAGATCGCCGGCTTGATCGTCGTCGGCACACCCGTGTACGCGGAAGTTCCCAACGCTGCATAGTGCAACGTGGGAAATGCCTTCGTTTCGATTCCCTGGTGAGTCTTACCCGCTACCGAGTCGGTGAGGAAAGCCTTGAAGCTGATCTTGTAGCCGTCGGTGAGCTGGATTTCCATCGACTGCCCTGCCGCAGAAGCAGCCGTGGCCGCATTGAGCGTCGACATATCGATCCAGCAGATGTTCTGCGAGAACGGACCGGAACCAGGGGCACTGAACGCACAGCCCTTTGCAGGCTGTTCGTCAGGCAGCACAGCGGCGCGAGCCGGTGCCTGAGCCTGAACGGGACCGCCGAGCGTCGCGGCCGGCTGCGCTGACGCAACTACTGCCGTCGCCCCGGAGATACCGAGAATCATCGCGATGGTGGTCCACACCACCGTCCACGCTCGCACCCAGGGCGGTAGCCCCGCGGTGAATATAGCCGACCTTGTCGGCGGTAAGTCGTTAGGCATTTCTTACTCCCCAGGATGTGCCTGATCGATATTCGGTGGACGGAGATGCGAGAGCGATGGCGCGAACTCCCGTTTGATCGGTTGGTTCGGGTCGGTGCGCCGGTTTTCGGCTGATCGACCTCATACCGGACGCTGTTGCCGGTCCTGCCATTCGAGCTCCTCTTCGGGTAACACCTGTGTGTTGGAAGAGCCGTCCTGTGCAGGACTTTGGCCCTCGAAATCCGTGCAAATCGAGAGCAATCTTCCAGTTATCTCGCTCAAGATAACAGATAACCGGGAGCTTGCCCACCGAAATAGGGACAAAGCAGACCGATTGACGCTTTCGTTCGGAGATCGAACAAGGCACGCTAGGAAGTTTTGGCCAACCGGACAATCTGACTAAAACGGGCCGTCACTAGGTCGTATGCCACTCGGAGCGACGTTGTGGCTGGATAGACAGGGTCCCCGAAATGCGCGGGCGCGCGACGGAACTAGACAAATGACCAGAATTCATAGTCCCTGTTGGGTGGGCCACAGCGAGAGAACTTCGACGCGGAATACACACAATCGACCATTGTTTCCTCGGCTGTTCGAACGCGCGAGAACCAGATGAACGATCACGGTCATTTCGGTCGAGATTGTGGGTAACAAAGAGAGGAGAAGCCCCGATAGACGGAGTTGAGGACCCGAAACGTCACTCGCGCGAGCCGGTAGTCATCCACGAAGACAAAACTCTAGGTCCGTTTTGTGAATATTTCCAGATGAGATTTCAGCCTGTTTCCCACCCTAGCTACCATCTGACCTCGTCTAGCTAGCAGAGCGTTCAACGATTTTGGTTACCGTTCCGCTGAATTTCTCGTAACCAAAGAGCTAAATACGGACCAATCGACCACGCATCGTTTGGGCGCAGAAAAGGGCCCTCAGGTGCCAAATAGGTCAGAGAGCCCGAAAAGAACACAGGGGCGCAAGCCCAGCCGCAGAAACTAGCTGCTGCCGAGCCCCACGCTGTTGGAGTAACGACCGAAGTCACCCTGCGCACCGCTGTAGACATTGATGTCGGTGTTACCGACGATCCCCGGTATGCGTCCGGTGCTCGTGTACTGCCAGAAGGTCCAATTCGACCATCCACCAGGCAAGGGTCCCGGAGCGCTCTGACCGTTGTAGTCGGCTATCCAGAGCGGGTAGTGGCTGAACTCGGTGGTGTTCGCCATCTGCGTCCGCCAGAAGTTGGGATACGTGTAGATGATCGGTTGCCGTCCGGTCAACGCCTGGACTGTGTTCAGGTAGCGGTGCGTCCAGTCGATCACCTGCGCTGCCGGCAAGCCTTTCGAGTCTTCGAGATCGAGGACGGGAGGCAAATCACCAGGACCGTTGATACCGAGGACCATAGCCGCGTAGAACGCCGCCTGAGCTTCCGGGGACTGGCGCACGTCCGCGTAGTGATAGGCACCGCGCGCAACGCCCGCAACCCTGCGTGTCAGCATGAGTTGAGTCCACTGGTTCACAGCAACCCCACCTGATGCAGGGCGAGATACGGATCGACCGAACATGACCGCTCCAGCGATCACAGACCACAATGAACCGATGGATCCAGCACATCCCAGAGCCGACGGCCCTCGCCGGCGCCGCACCTTCACCACCGCGGACAAGATCGCGCACCTCACGGCGTACGAACAGGCCTGCGAACACGGCGGCGGCGGCGCGTATCTGCGACGGGAGGGTCTGTACTCATCGCTGATCAGCGAATGGCGCAAGCAACGCGATGCCGGAGTACTCCAAGGTAAGAAACTTGGTGAAAAGGTCGGCAAACTGACTTCCGAACAAGCCGAAATCGCGAGACTGACCCGCGAACTTGCCCGGGCAAACAAGCGACTGACCACCACCGAAGCCGCACTGGACATCATGGGAAAAGCACACGCTCTCTTGGAAAGTCTCTCCGAGGGAGCGGATTCGGGCGAGACGAACAACAAACGATGACCGCTGCCTGGTCCGAACTCACCGCTGCCGGTGTCGGTACCCGGGCGGCGAGCACGCTGACTGGTCTCGTCCGCTCGACAGCAACCAGACGCCGCACCGCAGCACGATTGCCCACACCGCCGGCTGTGGCCCGCCCGGCACCGGTGAACAAACTCAGTGACCTCGAACGACGTCGCGTCCTTGACGTCCTCAATTGCGATCGATTCGTCGACCAGGCTCCGCTGGAGATATTCGCTCAACTCCTCGACGAAGGGACGTATCTGTGTTCGGTGTCCACGATGTACCGAATCCTGCGTGAGAATGCGCAGGTCTCCGAGCGTAGACGGCTCGCGCGGCACCCGGCGAAGGCGTGTCCGGAACTGGTCGCGACTGCGGCCAGGCAGGTGTATTCGTGGGACATCACCAAGCTCGCCGGTCCGGTGAAAGGTCAGTACTTCGATGCGTACGTGATGATCGACATCTACTCGCGCTACATTGTCGGCGTCCATGTTCACACGCACGAATCCGGTTTGCTGGCACGGGAATTGATGGAACAGATCTTCGCGGTGCATGGCATTCCGAACGTGGTCCACGCCGACCGCGGAACATCGATGACCAGCAAGACCGTCGCGACGCTCCTCGCAGATCTGGAAGTGACACGTTCACACTCACGTCCGCGAGTATCGAATGATAATCCATTCTCGGAGTCGTTGTTCAAGACGCTGAAGTACGGGCCGGAGTTTCCTGATCGGTTCGGATCACTTTTTGCAGCAAGGGAATTCATGGAAAGCTTCACCAACTGGTACAACCATGAGCATCGGCACACCGGGATCGGCCTGCATACTCCCGCAGACGTTCACTTCGGACTCGCGGCCGGCAAGGCCGCTGACCGAAGAAGTGTCCTCGCCGCGGCCCGCGAGCAACACCCTTACCGTTTCGGCACCACAGCCGCGCCGAAGATCCTCGACCTACCCGACAACGTCTGGATCAACCGACCAGCCGCCGAATCCGAGGACGCAAAGGACTCCGAAACCGCAGCGGCTTAACACCTATTGGACTCAGACGCCTTGACAAGTTCCGCAACACGCATGCGTAGACAATCCTGAACGAAATACGGATTTACGTAGTTCAGTGACTCCGTCGCTTTGACCATCGCGAACTCGTGCCCCGACGCCCGCACCTGGAACCAGTCGATTCCGGTTCCATCCACATGCTGCCAGGACGAAACGTCCGGCCCGCGGGGAGCATCCGCCGAAGCGAGACCAGGGGCCGTCAATGCAACGGCGGCAGCCATCACGATCGGGGTTAGTTTGCCTAAGGTCCTGACGCAGCGTCGCTCGGCCATTCCCCGAGCGTAGGGACTGCCGCCGGATTTGTCTGTTGTTTCACCAACTATTCAGACTTTGGTCATCCCAACCAATCGAGAACCGCTGCCGCTGTCCAGGATTGCTGCATGCTGCCCAACGGTTCACCTGTAAAGGGTTCGTAATACTCGGCAAAACTACCGTCACTGGCCTGCCTAAGCCCCTCGGCCCGGAGAACATACGATCGTTCAGCCCATCCACGACGCGCAAAGGCCCACGAGAACAGCCATGTGATCACCGGCCAGACAGGTCCACGCCAGTACTCACGCGGACGGAAATCACCGGACACCGGAGAAGTAGACGGCGGGACGGCAAATCTCATATCCGGATGCCCACAGAACTTCGGACCCTCGAATGTTCGCAACAGCGCACGTTCGGCATCGCGGCTGAGCCCACCACACAGTAACGGCGCAAACATCGCGATAGTCTCGGTATTCACCCAACGCCCGGTTCGGAGATCAAAATCCTTTGCAGCGCCAGTTCTTTCGTCAGTCGTTGCTATGACACCTCGACGGAACCGATCTGCCCAACCACGCAGATCTCGCACATCGGAGTTCGGTCTCGAATGCTCTTCGCCGATAGTCGCCAGGACATCGCACGCCATGGAGAAGACAGCTGAGACAAATACGTCCTCGACTGCAAAACTCATTGCGGTAGAAAGCTGTTGGTCGTCGTAGCGGACCGATTTCATTTCTTCGAGCAGCCACAGATAGCGATCGTATTCGTGATCCTTGGGACGCTGCGTCAGATCCGTCACGACAGCAAGGTCAGCTCGCTGGTACGCAGGAACCTGTCCCGCAACAACATTCCCGTACGCCGCGTCCCAACGTGGAGAGTTGTCCATCCCCGATTCCCAACCGTGGTAGAGCGCTATCCGACCATTACCGTCGAGATCTCGCGCCTCGGCAAGCCAGCGATGCCACCGAACCAGATCGTTCCACCGTCGATCCAAGAACTCCTCGGCAATCGCTCGGGTCGTACGACCGTGACGTCGCGAGTGGTCGAGGATTCGTTGTACGGCAATCGCGTGCACCGGCGGCTGGGTAATCCCGGACGTCGCCGTGCCTACCGGCGCATGTGCAGCCAAGGCATTGACGTCCCAACGCGTCGGGCCGGGAAAATAGCCGTCGACGCCGTTGGCAAAAACGATGTGCGGGATCATTCCGTTTTTCCACTGCGCGTCGAGCAGGGTATCGAGTTCGACGACGGCTCGTTCAACACTCAACGGCGCTAATCCGACAGCAACAAACGCCGCGTCCCAACTCCACATATGTGGATAAAGCTTGGGAGCAGCGCTAGTCATCGTGCCCAGATCATTACCGCGCAGCAGATATGCGGCTCGGGCGGCGAGCTGTGTCGGGGTGAATCCACGGTCGGCCATAGAAGTCTATTTTGCGTCGAATACGGCTTCGGCGCTCATCGGAGTGGCGCGGTGAGTCCTTCTTGCGACCACTTTGCTGGTATTCCTACGGGAAGAAGTTACAAATCTGACAAGGCGGTTGCGGTTCATGGGCATCAAAGAAGAGTCAGCGGAGCGCGAGCGCAAGACCTTGCGGTACTCGCTGATGGTTGCGACAGCCTTGGCAGTGATGGCCGCGGTGTGGGGATGGATTTCGCAGTCTCAGGTGATTCTGCTCGACGGTGTGTATGCACTGATCGGCATGGTTCTTACCTGGATGTCGCTGCGCGTCTCCCGGATCGCGGATTCAGGCCCGACGGCGCGTTTTCCGTTCGGCAAGGAAGCTCTGATTCCAGTGGTGATCGCAATTCAGGGCATGGCGTTGTTGGCAACGCTCGCGTACGCCGGAGTGGAGGCTGTTCGGGTCATTCTGGCCGGTGGAGCCGATGTCACCCCCGGGTCTCTCGCAGCATACGGCGCGATCAGTGCGGCCGTGTCGGTCGCGATCTGGCGTTATGTCGGTAAGGCCGACCGCACGTCGGATCTCCTGGTTGCCGAAGCCAGACAGTGGGGCGCGTCGGCCGCCTTCAGCGCGTTGGTCACCGTCGGCGCTGTTGTTGCAATGATCCTGGGGCGCACCGATTTCTCCGACGCCGATCGATATGTCGACTCGGTGCTCGTCCTGATCGGCTGTGCGATGCTGGTCCCACAACCCTTGGCGCTGTTGCGAACTGCTTTGGTGGAACTGCTCGAAGGTGCTCCGAGCCAACAGGTCCAGGCGCATGTTCACGACGCAATCGCGGCTGTTCGCGATGAGTTCGATTTGGATGAACCAGCCCTGACGATGAGCAAGGTCGGCCGCAAGCTGTACATCGAAGCAATGTTCATGGTCCCTCCCCACACGTGGGAGATCGACGACGAAGACGCGGTCCGACGCACATTCGCCAAACACCTCGCTGACGTGCCGTACGAACCGTGGCTCAACATCGAACTAACCACTGACCCCGC
The nucleotide sequence above comes from Rhodococcus sp. KBS0724. Encoded proteins:
- a CDS encoding isopeptide-forming domain-containing fimbrial protein, with amino-acid sequence MPNDLPPTRSAIFTAGLPPWVRAWTVVWTTIAMILGISGATAVVASAQPAATLGGPVQAQAPARAAVLPDEQPAKGCAFSAPGSGPFSQNICWIDMSTLNAATAASAAGQSMEIQLTDGYKISFKAFLTDSVAGKTHQGIETKAFPTLHYAALGTSAYTGVPTTIKPAIYQTSATAGQSGGTVSLKNIVMTGPNGAVNNYGLVAADAESTDANINTTNDREFLTFNSDKPLRQIARTVGDDSDPAYPGVRACDGGLTGMPATTVRCDSWNNVNGQGRTPGTLVVASTAPTSFAATFGNTVQATSRQGLAFGVLLSKVKIDKDLTRVTPGDDFTIGMSAGHYADAGAAAATEIKSTTTGATDTTASTGWRTLLADTTPTPVTFWEKPTTSATKTANYATSWDCQVNGVAQTLKVGDVAQAALTPGDNVYCKVKNTPVLVKKSSSPPTGETVNIGNTITYTLNFENPGTAPATIDYTDYLADVIDDGTAALGAATGGLTVALNGTDKIKVGGTLPAGGKGTVTYTVTVKDGGNKVLNNYLVPGTTTPPTTCDPATNLCTTHPMPGFTLTKTADPASGSTVQAGDTITYTVTGANTGKTALTPATITDDLGAVLNNAAVVPGSLKATVDGAPVAAPTLSGSTLSWSANLQAGKSVVLTYQVKVNAGVAAGTVLNNKVTGTAKPPTGPDITPPPVETNHSVPGFTLAKTADPISGSTVQAGESIKYTVTGTNTGKTKLDPVKINDDLGAVLNNAAVVPGSLKATVDGTPVAAPTLSGTTLSWTGVLEAGKSVVLTYEVKVNDGVAAGTVLNNKVTGTAKPPTGPDITPPPVETNHSVPGFTVAKTADPASGTGVNAGQTITYTVTGTNTGKTTLNPVVLTDDLSKVLDNATLVAGSPKATVDGAPGAVPTLSGNTLSWSGVLEQGKSVVLTYQVKVNAGVAGGTLINNKVTGTAKPPTGTEITPPPVTTEHPVLAPKIAVVKSSDPASGTNVVAGQDIKYTLTFSNTGSGAGEVAYFDDLRGLLDDADLVAGSLSAQDPLAAAMVGSDGFAVTGTLAAGETKTVTYTAKIKADADRVAANADNTVLNFVVPGTTPPVDPPEVCDPATQLCTTHPVVSPKIAVVKSSDPASGTNVVAGQDIKYTLTFSNTGNGAGEVAYFDDLRQVVDKGVLSGLTAQDPLTATMSGTDGFSVTGTLAGGESKTVTYTVKVDADVVGGVFVNNFVVPGTTPPVDPPEVCDPATQLCTTHPVQVPGFTVAKTADPVSGSNVAAGSVITYTVTGANTGNTTLDPVVLTDDLSKVLDNATLVAGSPKATVDGAPGAVPTLSGNTLSWSGVLEQGKSVVLTYQVKVNAGVAGGTLINNKVTGTAKPPTGTEITPPPVTTEHPVLAPKIAVVKSSDPASGTNVVAGQDIKYTLTFSNTGNGAGEVAYFDDLRQVVDKGVLSGLTAQDPLTATMSGTDGFSVTGTLAGGESKTVTYTVKVDADVVGGVFVNNFVVPGTTPPVDPPEVCDPATQLCTTHPVQVPGFTVAKTADPVSGSNVAAGSVITYTVTGANTGNTTLDPVVLTDDLSKVLDNAAVVDGSLKAVVDGVDGAAPILEGTTLSWTGALEAGKSVVLTYQVKVNAGVAGGTLINNKVTGTAKPPTGTEITPPPVTTEHPVDGTPAIEVLKSSDPSTTNRVVAGQEITYTLTFKNVGTADGEVSFYDDLTDVLDDAVMTKDPATTSTLVVSGVVDNVFTVTGKLVKGDTATVTYTVKVNPEIGTLSGPGFSPGVLNNYLVVGGENPPVLCVPGDALCTEHPVDPPETTTTVPPTTTTTPPVTTEPCVPPTTTTRMVPTTTAATTTASATTAGDADVTGTEESTTTEETTTDETTTEEEVVAEEIVDPCGVTTTTPPTTPVTTDPPTTTVPPTTVPVTPTIIIPPIVVVPPIVIPPTVPGQPVPSTVPGQPKPPTATPGQPGQPKPTTSAPKGGTINSGGGAGESGVNTTLLAAGGLVLLLALGTGVVLLTRKRREDGDN
- a CDS encoding glycoside hydrolase family 25 protein codes for the protein MRCAILSAVVKVRRRRGPSALGCAGSIGSLWSVIAGAVMFGRSVSRPASGGVAVNQWTQLMLTRRVAGVARGAYHYADVRQSPEAQAAFYAAMVLGINGPGDLPPVLDLEDSKGLPAAQVIDWTHRYLNTVQALTGRQPIIYTYPNFWRTQMANTTEFSHYPLWIADYNGQSAPGPLPGGWSNWTFWQYTSTGRIPGIVGNTDINVYSGAQGDFGRYSNSVGLGSS
- a CDS encoding IS3 family transposase (programmed frameshift); this translates as MDPAHPRADGPRRRRTFTTADKIAHLTAYEQACEHGGGGAYLRREGLYSSLISEWRKQRDAGVLQGKKLGEKVGKLTSEQAEIARLTRELARANKRLTTTEAALDIMGKAHALLESLSEGADSGETQQTMTAAWSELTAAGVGTRAASTLTGLVRSTATRRRTAARLPTPPAVARPAPVNKLSDLERRRVLDVLNCDRFVDQAPLEIFAQLLDEGTYLCSVSTMYRILRENAQVSERRRLARHPAKACPELVATAARQVYSWDITKLAGPVKGQYFDAYVMIDIYSRYIVGVHVHTHESGLLARELMEQIFAVHGIPNVVHADRGTSMTSKTVATLLADLEVTRSHSRPRVSNDNPFSESLFKTLKYGPEFPDRFGSLFAAREFMESFTNWYNHEHRHTGIGLHTPADVHFGLAAGKAADRRSVLAAAREQHPYRFGTTAAPKILDLPDNVWINRPAAESEDAKDSETAAA
- a CDS encoding GH25 family lysozyme, coding for MAERRCVRTLGKLTPIVMAAAVALTAPGLASADAPRGPDVSSWQHVDGTGIDWFQVRASGHEFAMVKATESLNYVNPYFVQDCLRMRVAELVKASESNRC
- a CDS encoding amylo-alpha-1,6-glucosidase, with the protein product MADRGFTPTQLAARAAYLLRGNDLGTMTSAAPKLYPHMWSWDAAFVAVGLAPLSVERAVVELDTLLDAQWKNGMIPHIVFANGVDGYFPGPTRWDVNALAAHAPVGTATSGITQPPVHAIAVQRILDHSRRHGRTTRAIAEEFLDRRWNDLVRWHRWLAEARDLDGNGRIALYHGWESGMDNSPRWDAAYGNVVAGQVPAYQRADLAVVTDLTQRPKDHEYDRYLWLLEEMKSVRYDDQQLSTAMSFAVEDVFVSAVFSMACDVLATIGEEHSRPNSDVRDLRGWADRFRRGVIATTDERTGAAKDFDLRTGRWVNTETIAMFAPLLCGGLSRDAERALLRTFEGPKFCGHPDMRFAVPPSTSPVSGDFRPREYWRGPVWPVITWLFSWAFARRGWAERSYVLRAEGLRQASDGSFAEYYEPFTGEPLGSMQQSWTAAAVLDWLG
- a CDS encoding cation diffusion facilitator family transporter, which codes for MGIKEESAERERKTLRYSLMVATALAVMAAVWGWISQSQVILLDGVYALIGMVLTWMSLRVSRIADSGPTARFPFGKEALIPVVIAIQGMALLATLAYAGVEAVRVILAGGADVTPGSLAAYGAISAAVSVAIWRYVGKADRTSDLLVAEARQWGASAAFSALVTVGAVVAMILGRTDFSDADRYVDSVLVLIGCAMLVPQPLALLRTALVELLEGAPSQQVQAHVHDAIAAVRDEFDLDEPALTMSKVGRKLYIEAMFMVPPHTWEIDDEDAVRRTFAKHLADVPYEPWLNIELTTDPALML